The DNA region cacttcggtccaacccgaggaagccggtcggtctgacaatcttggtcagcctaccgacatgtctagccttgatcaatcaaacggtaacttggtagacacccttgagctgaatctcagaagaaacagtaaacatcctcctgagcaaattataggtgacccttcagaacctgttcgaactaggagtcaacttctggaaggatattttaactctgcttttatatcccagattgaaccgaaaagaatagatgaagcattgtcagatccggattggatcttgggaatgcaagaagagctaaaccagttcgagagtagtaaagtctggtacttagttcccagaccgaaagataaatcggtcataggaacaagatgggtattcagaaacaaactcaatgaggacggtttggtcacgaggaacaaagccagattagtggctcaaggctacaaacaggaagaaggcattgactttgaagagtcatttgctcctgtagccaggatagaagccattagaatttttctagcttttgcggctttcaaaaactttaaagtttttcaaatggatgttaagagtgcatttctgaacggtgatatacgtgaagaagtgtacgttgaacagccacccggcttcaaaaatgctgcacttccaaaccatgtataccggctaaacaaagctttatacggtctaaagcaagcacctagagcctggtatgatacgctaaccgcatttttactagaacatgatttcaccatcggttcagtggataagaccttgttcaaatttgaaaagaaggaacatattctacttgttcaaatctatgtagatgatattatttttggttccaccgatccaaagctctgtgataaattttcaaaaatgatgactgacaaatttgaaatgagtatgatgggagaattaagtttcttcctaggtcttcaggttaagcaactcaaggaaggaacattcatcagtcaacctaaatataccaaggagctcctgaagaaattcggtatggatacctgctcctcggcggccactccaatgagctcatcaatcaaactggacagggacgatgaaggccaatcagtagatcagattgcataccgaggcatgatcggttccctactgtaTCTGACAGCGAGCAGACcagacatcctgtttgcagttggtgtgtgtgggagatttcaagcaaatccaaagcaatctcactacacagccgcaaagaggatactgaagtatctaaaaggcactcctgatgtcggtctgtggtatccaaaggactcatcctttaatctaacaagctactcagacgcagactatgcaggctgcaagattgacagaaagagcaccagcggaacatgtcagttcctaggtgaccgactggtgtcatggcatagcaagaaacagacatcggtggctacatcaaccgcggaggctgaatacttggcggccggaagttgctgttctcaacttctttggatccaacaacagctgaaggacttcggtatctttgccgaagagtccccaatcttctgtgacaacacaagtgccattgcgattacatacaacccggttctccattccagaaccaagcacatcgacataaggcatcatttcattcgagagcatgtcacgctgaagcatatccggctggagtaCGTACTGACCgaccaacaagtagccgatatcttcacaaagcctctacaggaagctaagttctctcaatttagacttactctcggtttaactgacatcagtcagatccttcctaaggatacttaaaaggaaaacCGGCTTCGACAGATAAAACAGGTAGTTCTTCTTAAGCTGTTGACTTTTGAATTCTCAAgatgcctatggaagaaccgcccagctcatcagataaagtaaaccgaccggctacttggtggaaacaccaactaaccgcatcgggatgaacaactgatgactgaccggttcggaagcaggtcatcccagattatttgaatttcacagatgtggaacaactaccaatgtttgtagatatctgttctgaaatgttgccttttcaaagaaaactggtcgcgcctaaaaagacgtgaagatcttttgatatctttcatggttcaggcctatgaccgacacctagactgcgaacatacccattttggtgaaaaacattttatcctgcagttaatatatgtcattccatttaatgcctggacaataggttagccccaaAAACAGTATTTAAAGGAAGCGCTATTTCACTTAATCACTCACAACGCAATACACTCTTTCCCTCACTAAAGCAAAGAAACTCACAAGAACATCATCTCTCTCTAAGGCATCCTAACAATGTCTACCTTCACAAACATCCTACAAGTGAACTTCGAATCATGCTCCAGTACAGATCACTATGATCTATACCGAATGATCAAACAACTGGAGGATACCGGTCTCCAGTACTTCCTGGATGATAATCAACTCATCTATCCTCAGTCCGTCATTGAGTTTTTCAACAATGCCAGGGTGTACCGGGGGACACCCTACTTCAAcacccacatccaatcaaaaGTTAGGGGTGccatctttgacttcaccgagcaagactttgctcggtgcttcaatctgcccaaacaagggctcaCGGACCTTAATCCTCCAGCCGACACCAAGGCTGaggtctctctctccctctctcggTCAGATGAGCCAATCGATGATCATGGCTCCAAATATCccttgagggctgaataccagctcctcaatgacatAATAGGGAGGAGCATCCTCGGGAAAGATGTAACCCACACATATTGCACGGTAACGTTCaatatgatggcggccatcataacgaggacgccggtcaactggtccagggtgctgttcGATGCCCTGATCTGGATAATCGGCACCAGGTCGGTGGCGTTCATTCCCCAGATCAGCCGGCTGTTTGAGGAGCTCGGGGTCCCaacctgtccaggcgaaggCTTGGACCGCAGCCAAGTGTTCACCAAGGAAATCATCGACTCGTTCTACGATCGGGTTGAAGAGAGGAAGAACCGTTAGATCACTCCTTCTTgcatccggtcattttgcttcacgtACCGGATGCATCATTAACCATATCGGCCTCATCCATGTCCTCTTCGGTCTTATTTGTGCTTTTCTTTAACTTCATCatttatgtatgtcattttcggtGTTGTCTCTACAGTTTTCGGTCTCCATCTAATCTATatcattatgtgttaaatgcatttaatgagataatccaatttaatgagataactcccaatcACCCGCATATTTAATTCCCAACTAATCTGGTCACTTTTCAACTACCATTTACCTCGGGCCTTGCAAACCGCCGCTTCCCCATGTGATTTGACAAGGaaaagattcttttccttaataaaacaaaactgaccatcaatgcacagattttccctccaaaaccgaccctatataaggagccattcCCTTCTCATTTCATCACACCTGAAAGTACAAAATCACTCTCTCATCTTAAATCccgtttctctctctctataccgaaatcatgcctagcagaactctgggaaactttcTGTGCATCGACTTCGACTCATGCACGGAAATAAGAAATTGTGATACCAAGACAAGAATCATGTATGACTCTCTTGTTCAATCCGGCCTTCAACcatttcttgaagaggccggaCCTATCCTTATCgatgatgtcaaggccttctttcgaagcgcctgcatcaggggcaaGTACATCGTCTCGACTGTCCGAGACCACACATTTTGGATCGACGAGGATGACTTTTCTTCACTCTTCGATCTACCcgctgaaggtttctctgacttccCAGATGTTCAGGACCCTGCGGGAACTGAAACCGCACTCTACCTGTCGGCCACTCCTCTTCCGGTGGCACagtttgggccaaaaacccaacttgctagtcacggtcagctcttgctcgaaatcgtgaccagGTCAATCCTATGTCAATCTCCCAATCAACGGTATTCCAGGAATACCTACAATATCATGACCAACATCCTTCGCAAATCGGCCAttaactggtcatcggtcatctgggaaaacctaaagaacatggtgctgaccaagaagggtctcgggtatgcaccgcatatcagcaagctgattcttgggtatCGACCGGAGTTCGGACCAGGCACACCGGCTTCCTCTTCGAACATTCTCAACGTTGCTTCGGCAAGAGAACGACTCTGGAGAATGCCTGTTGAATAAGGCTATATCTTTCGTTGTCTCTATATGCTTATTCATGTACCGAATCATATAATCGGTTTTCTTCTTCCAACATTTCTTGAATCTCattatcatttcagtttaaataaccGAGTCCTTTTCCTTGAACAATTATCTAAGTAACACCTATAACCTCCTACTTGTCCGGTGTTATAAAATATGCTTAGAACTGTTAAACGCCgataaatcaaaatatctgaATAAGCTTGGACATAATCTACCATTCGGTctcgtaaaaaaaaaatatgtcatccatgacataggcaaaattttggagggaaaaactCCCGCTCAAAGACACCGCACACCGTTTCGCACGAAACCATGTcctttcattttggagggaaaactcccgcccattcatgatgggacggtttggcttccaaaccgtgcctataaaagggggccttcgtCATATTTTTCCTTCTCacacaaattcactttctctctctaaacttcTAAAATCCTTTGAAGCCgaattctttcattttcaaactcttcaaacatgggtcgtgattcggcgttgttcaaactatactctcaagtggacttCGAGGAGATTCGGCAGAACGGAACGGCCGAAGCAAAAGAAGTAATTGACCGACTGATTAAAACTGGTTTGGAATATCTACTAGACGGTCCCCACGTAATATACAAGGAcgcggtcgaagaattcttcaaaaccgcaaccaccTCCTACGACAGGATCCTCGCAACGGTTTGCGGCTCCCAAATAGAGATCACCGAAGCTGTAGTGGCCGAGAGTCTACGTCTCCCAACTACCGGTATGGACGCAACAGCAGAGATGGACGATGACGTTTTTAAGATGGCTTGCCGCCGTTTATCAGCAACAAACAAGCCGGTCcccacatccggaaagaaacaaCTGCTGAAACCGGAACTCATCCCGGCGTGTGACGTttttgccagggcgatactggcaaggggaggaaatttcagcaatctgaccaaagacaaaatcagaaTGATTTTTCGTCTAATGGAAGGCACAGagatcaactgggcaagatcggtctTCAGCAACCTTATGGAAATGGTGAGACCGGACTCAGACAGGTCTTGGGGGTATGCCGTACAACTCGGCAAGATCTTCTTACATCTGAAGATCaaagtcggtcccggtgttggaaTACTAAAACGCAGCATCATCCGATCAAGGCATTTTCTTCCAAGAAAGCAatcggcctccagttccacaggtggccgaaagaagaaagccgcaaagaaaaataccccggcaaaagaaaacaccggagggaagagaaaagaaaaggtaaTTTTCGAAGAACCACCTCAAGaaacagaggatgaggagtgggACGATGAGGAAGCCGACACAGAGGGAACCGAAAATAGAACGGACCATGACGATGATCTTTCGGCTCAAAGTCCAAACAATGCCGAACATAGCATAAATCCTGAAACCACCGAGGGTGAGGACGGGATTGACACAGGTGCCAATGATGAAGGCCTCAGCAGGGAGGAAGCCGATGAGGCCGAGGCCGAGAGattagcccagaatatctttcagggcatcATCAGGCGGGATGAGGACGTTATAAGCttatacttggagtggcatgagcaccgctTCAACACGAACTATAAGAACATCATGACGGACTTGAACCAAGAGGATTGCTTCGCCAGGTTGGAGGAGGTGGAGGCCATGATcttaagcctcacaaaatccaataccattcatgaggtacaatgccgaaccTGCCTACTAATACCAAGAAGTCATCTTCGACAGATAAGAAGGcgtatcagaaagattaaggaggaatatgccgaagggggatcggtgtctacaGTAGCACCGCTAGTTTTGGGAAAGCTTGAAAAGGGCAAACTGGAAATTCGGCaggaaatagagcggctggaagccatATGCAATCTAAAAGAAGTACCGGTATATACCGCTCCAGTCATCGAAGAATTTCCAATTGACTGGACAACAACCTCAAGAGAAGACACCGAGACACCGAGGGACATTGAGACACCGATACAGGACAATGCTGAAATACCGACTTCAAAGACTGTTGAGGTACAAAGTTTAGACAATGTCGAGGTTCCAAACTCAGAAATTGAGGTAATAAACTTAGAGGATTCGGCTCAATTAGAACCTCCAAATGAAGAGGAGGCACCGATAAATCTTGATGAAAGAGCCGATCCTAATCCGACCGAGCAGTCCTCTCCCACTCCACCACCGGAAGCTACCGTTTCAGTTCCTCCTAAGGAATGGATTGAAGACCGGCTCCAAGAGTTTGAAGCATCCGTTTCGGGACGGATTGGTGAGCAACTTAAGAAATTTGAAGCGTCCACATCGGGGCAGGTTGAAGACCGGCTTCAGAAATTTGAAGCATCAATATCAGAGCAGATTGATGACCGCATACTTGAACACAACGTCTCtaagcttcaaccgctcaaggatagATGCGAGAACGTTTTCGATTCGGCCATGCAGTTCGCCGATGTGACAAAGAAGGTTGTGGATCACCATCAAGCGCGCCTAGAGCAACTCagcaccggactatgggaagaggccggtgagcgagaaAACTGTGCTCATCATATTTTAGCTCTGGAGGATCTCACTTCggaattaaagaaggatttcgaacgggttgATCCGACAATTGAACGAGTCTCGGTACTGGAAAAGAAAAACGaagatctcgtggccgaagtaaaggcacttactgcacagatggccgaaatcctgaaagctaaggaaaacgcggatgccgcggctatagaggccgatgctctggttgctaagagagtccaggaaaggctggacgccgaagttagCAGAGACAAAGAGGCGCCGCGAGCGACTCCGCTGACCGAGGAAGAAGTAGAGGCCGAGAGAATAAGAAGGGCTGAGATCATGTATCCAGGGTATGCTGAGCAAATAGCAAGAcaggctgcggaggatgccgaACGATTGGAAACGGAGCAGCGACGGCTGGCGGGATTTGCGAAGGAAcacgagaaaaagaagaaagcggccgcctccgcttcagcaccgGTCGCCTCGGCTTCAGAAccgaagaaaagaaagaagccggctcctaagaaagttcggattgTGGAGATGCTCAATACAATTTCTGACCCGGTCGAGACGGGTACCTCGCAGCAAGAcgaccaagtcgaggatgaattcgaagaacagctgcggtcccgATCTAAACGACCACGACACTCCAcgcaaccgcaaccgcaaccgcaaccgaagagaaagaagagtgcctacgaattcacggactcggaatagggactatcTTTCCTTTTACTTGTCTCAGTATTTATGCTTTGTCCTTcggttatctataaatatatataaaagttatttttgaatatcggccttattttgcatttctacttggttttgataattttaaataaaataatcaaaaagggagaaattgttagataaatgatagagattcttccaaaaTCCTTCAAAAACTcctctctcaaaatttttcgaaaaattctctaagtctttttcaaaaaccggccaaacaaaacaaccggcctacggttgcaaacttacataattttgataattttaaataaaataatcaaaaagggagaaattgttagataaattcataccggttcaaataaacctaacttaaacaaacttcctacgcaggaacaaggaaccggaccggatgaacaaaagaaaaccaactgaagaaaccgaaccggtcaagctaccaaaccgatcaagagtattcggtacgtgaccgcacagaggaaggatcggccaaagcctaaaagccagatccatcaaatagccgattaatctacaagacaagaataaccggaagaagtccggttacttcactaccaaaagacattcggccaagtcaagaggccgactagtacaagaagacactttgggtatctgttgagaatgataccaaaggaacagactgaatacttccatatccatgcaagtctgaggaaagactgtaggctgcagaaaacagtactaccggatctttctacttcgggataagccagaaaggaaatcttcaaagtacagacaactgtccaagcagacagtgcctacattgagtaaaagacaaacccagcaggtttgctttacagaccggcaggtctgaaacaggatgccaggtctgagattgaccgtcaggtctgaggagaagaccgcaggtctgagacactgaatcactgcatctctgatcagccaatcagattcaaggcttcgaaatatgaccgttggcatatttcacttataaaaggaggcagttgcagaagagtaaatgcgggacaaacattgggataacaagagctaagtgcatttactacaagtgataacagtgtggtattctaagaaagcctaagtgctaaattctaagtgtgtgttacaatttcagtgagaattgtaagagtgttatcgagcaggaaataagtctcgatcgaattgtacgtgtattccttagtgaatatccttctcgcggtttcgagaggaaggggtgacgtaggagttttatctccgaacatccataaaatctgttgtgttatttactttctgttggcttctttatataaccgactaacttaaccataccgctccaaaccaactCTATACtcaccataccgaatatccagataaccgaaaccgacccaccattcctcaaatctccatcatccgaaaccgactccgcctatcatactcgtgtaccgcttcaacttgaaagcaaacctcttccgcgcttgaacctagttcaagggtttgtgacaggttgtgtagtattgaaaccccggtgttaatctctaaccggattaaccaccaccctacgagtgagaaccgctaaccggtccaacccccggtccaccagcggcgacctagatcctaacatgcACCGAATAACTATACAATATATcgaaaatgtttaaattttatgtagGTAGTCTAAACCATACTGAACGGGTCAacgaaaaataaatatgaaactgtaaaatgatatattcttttaactttttaataagattaaaaaaatttaatttatataaaattcaatttattctatatttcatttgaaataactattataatataaaatttaaaataaaatatttctagacattaattattaaacatttaatttgaAGTGAGGTCAtgatatattattcatataaaatatataataattattttttattaaaaatttattctaataactatttttttaaaataataatatattataactatcattataattatatatatatatatatatatatatatatatatatatatatatatattaaaagataatagtccatctttttaaaaatttaactattatattataaaataaattatttaaaatgatttgatttgataatatatatataaaaaattaaaattattaatcttattaaaaaaaattataatttaaaataattaaattaaaatgttaaaaatatattaaaaaaaactttagttGCATATCGACTTATCATCAGTGgacttaatattatataatttaattaatttaatgttttcAATGGTTGTTAgttcctattttttattatttgttttgatatactttttacttattttatcaGATTTTTGACTAAATGACAAAGATGttgaaatcttttaaaaaacaattaaattaaaaaaatctaaaaatattttattgacttTAATCTTTccagaaatttatatataaagattatttgaacttttattgactttat from Impatiens glandulifera chromosome 5, dImpGla2.1, whole genome shotgun sequence includes:
- the LOC124939702 gene encoding uncharacterized protein LOC124939702, which produces MDATAEMDDDVFKMACRRLSATNKPVPTSGKKQLLKPELIPACDVFARAILRKEKVIFEEPPQETEDEEWDDEEADTEGTENRTDHDDDLSAQSPNNAEHSINPETTEGEDGIDTGANDEGLSREEADEAEAERLAQNIFQGIIRRDEDVISLYLEWHEHRFNTNYKNIMTDLNQEDCFARLEEVEAMILSLTKSNTIHEEIERLEAICNLKEVPVYTAPVIEEFPIDWTTTSREDTETPRDIETPIQDNAEIPTSKTVEVQSLDNVEVPNSEIEVINLEDSAQLEPPNEEEAPINLDERADPNPTEQSSPTPPPEATVSVPPKEWIEDRLQEFEASVSGRIGEQLKKFEASTSGQVEDRLQKFEASISEQIDDRILEHNVSKLQPLKDRCENVFDSAMQFADVTKKVVDHHQARLEQLSTGLWEEAGERENCAHHILALEDLTSELKKDFERVDPTIERVSVLEKKNEDLVAEERLDAEVSRDKEAPRATPLTEEEVEAERIRRAEIMYPGYAEQIARQAAEDAERLETEQRRLAGFAKEHEKKKKAAASASAPVASASEPKKRKKPAPKKVRIVEMLNTISDPVETGTSQQDDQVEDEFEEQLRIYALSFGYL